One genomic segment of Myxococcales bacterium includes these proteins:
- a CDS encoding tetratricopeptide repeat protein produces the protein MDLQERFTNLETNRDWQTLIDELEKGISAASEAAAKATCHLRLGRVLETKFLAGAKALRHFQDAYKLNPALIEALEAARSIYWDLGKLNMVQRLLELELKAGASGPSAALLLRELGDVQTDAGEYDKAMATYGKAVAAGAGEDAAACLSDLQTTSDSWQERVAGLLRAAGASDDTGRRARLLLRAARMSKRFAPDEMEQQLAKAYATDPLDREIALTFEGLFAEKSRLEELEATQVEILTTIEDRGRRAKAAFMFGKRWVQRHQNIDVGARFLEDALKLDPDNEGAFQFLREVYGKKGGDWERVVKLAEEAVEQVGQNGTATFLHVQAGTIAWRELGNMIRARSHFEKLVQLAPEHPQLKAFELQIGETLKDKPRTSRPAEEETSFAALGALLDEERVRASQAPRRGPQSSKRPSREMPAAAPEPEAHPEPVQAREPSAPPPAPELEAQPEPVQAREPSAPPPAPEPEAQPEPVQAREPSAPPAPEPEAQPEPVQAREPSAPPPAPEPEVQPEPVQAREPSASPPPAAQASAPPPAASIAPAPKPAAQPGDPGKIAELRAQAEKQEAAKRFNDYVKTILQLAGLVEETSEKVALFMRAADLYVTKFANQAEAVKAYEQVIGLEPDNATAVDYPRQAYEKRRDWEKLLGLERREAERLDAGPARAAKFHEIAKLATERVKKPEICIELWQEVLASDDGNLDALTALGPLYERTKEFDKLAQVLERQAELSYDNASKIQIFGKLGAIYGDRLNNDEGAVNAWRALLALDPNERKAQEALKKKYLALGRWDDLEVFYAESGKWDEFIRVLEQQEAKETDAQAKIGLLFKIAELWADKKQKNDRAAKAYEKVLELEATNLRAAEALIPIYTTASNAKALASVLEVKLGHEEDESAKIALLREVAALCEGKVKDPQRAFERYLSAFELAPADEQARVDVERVAKVTGAWDKLESAYVRAVEGADNNGERDLAIALRLRLGRVLVEEAGRVDDALATYRAVYEADGENAEAMGALERLYRQTGRHKDLLEIYEKQRDLTYEPDQKRRIQYEIAKLYEAEMRDVDKAIETYTAVLDDEPADARALAALDVLYGQLERWEPYADVLRRRIDLEQGTDALVDLKFRLGTTLEKHLGDAPGALENYREILALKPTHDGARLALEALLTNEDLKADAASILQGIYEERGDFQKLIGTLEILAATESVPAQRVALHRKIARIAGASLSNYDRAFDALATALREEPALAETRHEIEQVADVADAWSKLVALYKEIAGAVGDAQLAREYWLKVGAVDQKLNLVDDAAQAYTQMLALDAADADALQALEELFSRTERWTDLIGVIQRRIDQTFEPEVRESLLVRTAEIYDQKLAKPDEAIAAYKKVLELDAASLRALQALDALFTRQELWTDLAENLEAQLGVVTVDEQQIDLMLRLAALRESRMQEVEAAIEGYRTVLEREPTNADALQALERLGKEAQHELVIADLLEPLYRQLGDFQKLIGAHEVQVRRSDDVARKVELLHQIAQLHEDSAGDLASAFSTLARALKEDAANETTQQNLDRVARATSRFADLAQVYERLSEELLGAGEGASDGAALASSLLMMAARVYEQDMGDVETAVLRYRKVLEVDGGSQAAALSLERLFRGIGRYADLSLVLQKKAEIVDEPAEKKDALFQAAQIEEDVLEKPEAAIAVYNKILEIDADDLRATDALIKRYLGLSRWNDLLSVYAKKADLVADPEEKKRIFYQVGAVYERELNDVEKSIDTYNRILELDPDDLQALSRLDVLYERAQNWAELLNVLTREAEMTGDRAEGISFQYRIAELYEKRLGDVTRSIELYRDILQQEPSHEPTLKALEALKSGDVDPLGAAAVLEPVYEAATDWTRLISVHEVQVTHASDPFQKVELLHRIARLHEDALDNHHVAFDTYARGLAFDNGNELTLQNLERLAMVVSRWQQVGALYDAELSKLRADNPERFVELGLRTSQIFEIQLEDLEGAIERYRRVIEADPENQAAVRSLDRLFSQAERWSDLAAILSREAEIGQSPDEILEFKYRLGQVQEHRLKNLDAAIAAYRDVINAAPEHQTTLDALEQIFGRGDKQMDVAEILEPLYRAAGEWEKLSKVYEAQLAHITEEADRLAHYYKLAELYEEKLLDTPNALGTFVRALKEYPLDERSGEDAPRLAAAVDGGWEALANAYADVLGLHQDPAVQGAIGKRLAKTFEDELGEVSKAEETYRYVLTVDPLEVDALANLDRIYVMLDSFPELAGVLEQRVKATQDTLELVELYSRLGDLYEQRLNQTSDAIRAWRRIFDELDKTNDGAIQALARIYQETGKWTELNGVYERELENATGDVAEAEIRAKIARLASERLSDPQRAIDTWKQVLDLRGEDPEALGALANLYEGLEMWRELVEVLERQFEIASGDDERVNILTRRARIFSDKLSKDEVALEDWNRVLDVDYANLAALRAIAQIRRRQQDANELAQALHQTVDRATNFLDPDELREIFRELGRTYQQVLQQPYDAADAWRKLLESGPDWEGFDALEQIYSSEERWTDVIDIKMQRAAATEDPAQKIEELRTVAAIWTDTLGEADSATVAYQTILEADPTNDEAFTELERRHRDAGRWEPLIELYLARLETREETGDKTELLRKIARVFEEHLDDKGQAFDALVNAFSEDFHDRETAKYLERMAQATGRWGELIQAANGWLKEQTEPKQKIRLCLHLAKWYGEDLGHPEYAQPYYAQIVQLDPNNVGALRQMGQLYRKNGNWQQLGATLTRALDVAITDVDRKETMTELGELYDAQLNQQDQAVSYFKSALEVDGEFLPAIENLERIYAARGQNRELADILSRKVVALTAPVEIANTKLRIAGLYESNLNDPTKSAQVYREVLEIDATNLQAMRGLVRVYEALQQWAELVRILEAELDVVTTERERIDVLMHLARLQEEQFLKADVAAQRLEQVIEIDPNHEEAYVALARSYRKLRQWLELINTYERHISATADRQTKIELYGAIAQVYSDEIDDIDRAIDAYRNIVDLDDTHIDSLESLAKAYDKQGDAAQSVEFMTRVADLTQDSKQRVEAYYRIGKALDEKLGDRVSAQDRYEMALDIDPSHVASLASLRVIAMDNADYDRAARFLDQEQSYTAAPRQRARLLVELGRLREERLGEHDSAVLAFEAAREADEENEDAALPLADHYIGVEDWEKAEPLLDMLVRKAGKRERHEQHELQRKLGAVAAKLGKDDKAFKAYSAALQLDLTDQATIRGLADASFNLKDWGNALTNFQKVLTSLGEDETEARADVYFKLGCIKREQGQAKQAINNFEKALGVDSSHRPTLEALVSPLHGSQGLPAGCRLQAAGPRQRL, from the coding sequence TTCCTTGAAGACGCGCTCAAGCTTGATCCCGACAACGAGGGCGCCTTCCAGTTCTTGAGGGAGGTCTACGGCAAGAAGGGCGGCGACTGGGAGCGCGTCGTGAAGCTCGCCGAAGAAGCGGTCGAGCAGGTGGGCCAGAACGGCACCGCGACGTTCCTCCACGTTCAGGCCGGCACCATCGCGTGGCGCGAGCTCGGCAACATGATCCGCGCGCGCAGCCATTTCGAAAAATTGGTGCAACTTGCACCCGAGCACCCCCAGCTCAAGGCCTTTGAGCTCCAGATCGGCGAGACCCTCAAGGACAAGCCGAGGACGTCTCGTCCAGCGGAAGAGGAGACCTCCTTCGCGGCGCTCGGCGCCCTGCTCGATGAAGAGCGCGTGCGCGCGTCTCAAGCGCCGCGACGTGGACCGCAGTCGTCGAAGCGACCGTCTCGCGAGATGCCTGCCGCCGCCCCTGAGCCCGAAGCGCACCCAGAGCCTGTGCAAGCGCGCGAGCCGTCAGCGCCGCCGCCGGCGCCTGAGCTCGAAGCGCAACCGGAGCCCGTGCAAGCGCGCGAGCCGTCAGCGCCGCCACCGGCGCCTGAGCCCGAAGCGCAACCGGAGCCTGTGCAAGCGCGCGAGCCGTCAGCGCCGCCGGCGCCTGAGCCCGAAGCGCAACCGGAGCCTGTGCAAGCGCGCGAGCCGTCAGCGCCGCCGCCGGCGCCCGAGCCCGAAGTGCAACCGGAGCCGGTGCAAGCGCGCGAGCCTTCGGCGTCGCCGCCCCCGGCCGCTCAAGCGTCGGCCCCGCCGCCCGCGGCCTCCATCGCGCCGGCGCCCAAGCCGGCCGCGCAACCTGGCGACCCTGGCAAGATCGCAGAGCTGCGCGCGCAAGCCGAGAAGCAGGAAGCCGCCAAGCGCTTCAACGACTACGTCAAGACGATCCTGCAACTCGCGGGGCTCGTCGAGGAGACGTCTGAGAAGGTCGCGCTCTTCATGCGTGCCGCGGATCTCTACGTCACGAAGTTCGCGAACCAAGCGGAGGCCGTGAAGGCCTACGAGCAGGTCATTGGTCTCGAGCCCGACAACGCGACCGCCGTCGACTACCCTCGTCAGGCGTATGAAAAGCGCCGCGACTGGGAGAAGCTCCTCGGCCTCGAACGTCGCGAGGCCGAGCGCCTCGACGCCGGTCCCGCCCGAGCCGCGAAGTTTCACGAGATCGCCAAGCTCGCCACGGAGCGCGTCAAGAAGCCTGAGATTTGCATCGAGTTGTGGCAGGAGGTCCTCGCCAGCGACGACGGCAACCTCGACGCGTTGACGGCCCTTGGGCCGCTCTACGAGCGCACGAAGGAGTTCGACAAGCTTGCGCAGGTCTTGGAGCGTCAAGCGGAGCTGAGCTACGACAACGCGAGCAAGATTCAGATCTTCGGGAAGCTCGGCGCCATCTACGGCGACCGCCTGAACAACGATGAAGGTGCGGTCAACGCGTGGCGTGCCCTCCTCGCGCTCGATCCGAACGAACGCAAGGCCCAAGAGGCGCTGAAGAAGAAGTACCTCGCCCTCGGCCGGTGGGACGACCTTGAGGTCTTCTACGCGGAGAGCGGCAAGTGGGACGAGTTCATCCGCGTCCTCGAGCAGCAGGAGGCGAAGGAAACCGACGCCCAGGCGAAGATCGGCCTTCTCTTCAAGATCGCCGAGCTGTGGGCCGACAAGAAACAGAAGAACGATCGCGCGGCCAAGGCCTACGAAAAGGTTCTTGAGCTCGAGGCCACCAACCTCCGCGCCGCCGAGGCTTTAATCCCGATCTACACGACGGCGAGCAACGCGAAGGCGCTTGCCTCGGTGCTCGAGGTAAAGCTCGGTCATGAGGAGGATGAGTCGGCCAAGATCGCGCTCTTGCGCGAGGTCGCGGCCCTTTGCGAGGGCAAGGTCAAAGACCCGCAGCGGGCCTTTGAGCGCTACCTCTCCGCCTTCGAGCTCGCGCCCGCCGACGAGCAGGCGCGCGTCGACGTCGAACGTGTCGCGAAGGTGACCGGCGCGTGGGACAAGCTTGAGTCGGCTTATGTGCGAGCCGTCGAGGGGGCCGACAACAACGGCGAGCGCGATCTCGCGATTGCCTTGCGCCTTCGCCTTGGCCGCGTGCTCGTTGAAGAGGCGGGGCGAGTCGACGACGCACTCGCGACGTATCGCGCGGTCTACGAGGCCGACGGCGAAAACGCCGAGGCCATGGGCGCCCTCGAGCGCCTCTACCGCCAGACCGGTCGGCACAAGGACCTGCTTGAGATCTACGAAAAGCAGCGCGATCTCACCTACGAGCCTGACCAAAAGCGACGCATTCAGTACGAGATCGCCAAGCTCTACGAAGCGGAGATGCGCGACGTCGACAAGGCCATCGAGACGTACACCGCGGTGCTCGACGACGAGCCCGCAGACGCGCGGGCGCTCGCCGCGCTCGACGTCCTCTACGGTCAGCTTGAGCGCTGGGAGCCCTACGCCGACGTGCTTCGTCGACGCATCGACCTGGAGCAAGGCACCGACGCCCTCGTGGACCTCAAGTTCCGTCTTGGCACGACGCTCGAGAAGCACCTCGGCGACGCGCCCGGCGCGCTAGAAAACTACCGCGAGATCCTCGCGCTCAAGCCGACGCACGACGGCGCACGCTTGGCCCTCGAGGCCCTCCTCACGAACGAGGACCTGAAGGCCGATGCCGCCTCCATTCTCCAAGGAATTTACGAGGAGCGGGGCGACTTCCAGAAGCTCATTGGCACCTTGGAGATTCTCGCGGCGACCGAATCTGTCCCCGCTCAGCGTGTCGCGCTTCATCGGAAGATCGCCCGCATCGCAGGGGCATCGCTCTCCAACTACGATCGCGCCTTCGACGCCCTCGCCACGGCGCTTCGAGAAGAGCCCGCCCTTGCGGAGACGCGTCACGAGATCGAACAGGTCGCCGATGTCGCCGACGCGTGGAGCAAGCTCGTAGCGCTCTACAAGGAGATCGCTGGCGCCGTGGGTGATGCTCAGCTCGCTCGCGAGTATTGGCTCAAGGTCGGCGCTGTCGACCAGAAGCTCAACCTCGTTGACGATGCGGCGCAAGCCTACACCCAGATGCTGGCCCTCGACGCGGCCGACGCGGACGCGCTGCAGGCTCTCGAAGAGCTCTTCAGTCGCACCGAGCGTTGGACGGATCTGATCGGCGTCATTCAGCGCCGCATCGACCAGACGTTCGAGCCCGAGGTCCGCGAGTCGCTCTTGGTTCGCACCGCTGAAATCTACGACCAGAAGCTCGCCAAGCCCGACGAAGCCATCGCGGCCTACAAGAAGGTGCTCGAGCTCGACGCCGCCAGCCTGCGCGCGCTCCAAGCGCTCGATGCGCTCTTCACGCGTCAGGAGCTTTGGACCGACCTCGCCGAAAACCTCGAAGCCCAGCTCGGCGTCGTCACCGTCGATGAGCAACAGATCGATCTCATGCTCCGTCTCGCGGCCCTCCGCGAGTCACGGATGCAAGAGGTCGAGGCTGCCATCGAAGGCTATCGAACGGTGCTGGAGCGCGAGCCGACCAACGCCGACGCGCTCCAGGCGCTCGAGCGACTTGGCAAGGAAGCGCAACACGAGCTGGTCATCGCGGATCTCCTTGAGCCGCTCTATCGGCAGCTCGGCGACTTCCAGAAGTTGATCGGCGCCCACGAGGTGCAGGTCCGCCGCAGCGACGACGTCGCCCGCAAGGTCGAGCTGCTCCACCAGATTGCTCAGCTCCATGAGGACTCGGCCGGCGACCTGGCGTCCGCGTTCTCTACGCTCGCGCGCGCCCTCAAGGAGGACGCCGCCAACGAGACGACGCAGCAGAACCTCGATCGCGTCGCCCGTGCAACGTCTCGCTTCGCGGACCTCGCACAGGTCTACGAGCGGCTCTCGGAAGAGCTGCTCGGCGCTGGCGAAGGTGCGTCTGACGGCGCTGCCCTCGCGAGTTCGCTGCTGATGATGGCCGCGCGTGTCTACGAACAAGACATGGGCGACGTCGAGACCGCGGTCCTACGGTACCGCAAGGTCCTTGAGGTCGACGGTGGCAGTCAGGCTGCGGCGCTCTCGTTGGAGCGCTTGTTCCGCGGCATCGGCCGCTACGCCGATCTCTCGCTCGTGTTGCAGAAGAAGGCTGAGATCGTCGACGAGCCGGCCGAAAAGAAGGACGCGCTGTTCCAAGCGGCGCAAATCGAAGAGGACGTCCTCGAGAAGCCTGAGGCGGCCATCGCCGTCTACAACAAGATCCTCGAGATCGACGCCGATGACTTGCGCGCCACTGACGCGCTCATCAAGCGCTACCTCGGCCTTTCACGCTGGAACGACCTCTTGTCGGTCTACGCCAAGAAGGCCGACCTCGTGGCGGACCCGGAAGAGAAGAAGCGAATCTTCTACCAGGTCGGCGCCGTCTACGAGCGCGAGCTGAACGACGTCGAGAAGTCCATCGACACCTACAACCGCATCCTCGAACTCGACCCCGACGACCTCCAGGCCTTGTCGCGACTCGACGTCCTCTACGAGCGCGCTCAAAACTGGGCCGAACTCCTCAACGTCCTCACCCGTGAAGCGGAGATGACGGGCGATCGTGCTGAGGGGATCAGCTTCCAGTACCGCATCGCGGAGCTCTACGAGAAGCGCCTTGGTGACGTCACGCGGTCGATCGAACTCTATCGCGACATCCTCCAACAGGAGCCCTCTCACGAGCCGACGCTCAAGGCCCTCGAGGCACTCAAGAGCGGCGACGTCGACCCGCTGGGTGCGGCCGCCGTCCTGGAGCCGGTTTACGAGGCGGCGACCGACTGGACGAGGCTCATCAGCGTGCACGAGGTTCAGGTCACGCACGCGAGCGACCCCTTCCAGAAGGTGGAGCTGCTCCACCGCATTGCGCGCCTCCACGAGGACGCGCTCGACAACCATCACGTAGCCTTCGACACCTACGCGCGGGGGCTCGCCTTCGACAACGGCAACGAACTCACCCTGCAGAACCTCGAGCGGCTCGCCATGGTCGTCTCGCGCTGGCAGCAGGTCGGTGCCCTGTACGACGCTGAGCTCTCGAAGCTCCGCGCCGACAACCCCGAGCGATTCGTCGAACTCGGGCTCCGCACGTCGCAGATTTTCGAGATTCAACTTGAGGATCTCGAAGGCGCCATCGAGCGGTATCGACGCGTCATCGAAGCGGACCCGGAGAACCAGGCCGCGGTCCGGTCCTTGGACCGACTCTTCTCGCAAGCGGAACGCTGGAGTGACCTCGCCGCCATCCTCAGTCGAGAGGCGGAGATTGGGCAATCGCCCGACGAAATCCTCGAGTTTAAGTACCGCCTAGGTCAGGTCCAGGAGCATCGCCTCAAGAACCTCGACGCCGCCATTGCCGCCTACCGGGATGTCATCAACGCAGCGCCGGAGCACCAGACGACGCTCGACGCGCTTGAGCAGATCTTTGGTCGCGGCGACAAGCAAATGGACGTGGCGGAGATCCTCGAGCCGCTCTATCGGGCCGCCGGCGAGTGGGAGAAGCTCTCCAAGGTCTACGAGGCGCAGCTCGCTCACATCACCGAAGAGGCGGACCGCCTCGCCCACTATTACAAGCTGGCGGAGCTCTACGAGGAGAAGCTCCTCGACACGCCGAACGCACTTGGCACCTTCGTGCGCGCCCTCAAGGAGTACCCGCTCGACGAGCGCAGCGGCGAAGACGCTCCCCGTCTTGCCGCCGCGGTGGATGGCGGATGGGAAGCGCTGGCGAACGCTTACGCCGACGTCCTGGGCTTGCACCAAGACCCGGCCGTTCAAGGGGCGATTGGAAAGCGACTGGCGAAGACCTTCGAGGACGAGCTCGGCGAGGTGTCCAAGGCGGAGGAGACCTACCGCTACGTGCTCACCGTCGATCCGCTTGAGGTGGACGCGCTCGCCAATCTCGATCGCATCTACGTGATGCTCGACTCGTTCCCCGAGCTCGCGGGCGTCCTCGAGCAGCGCGTGAAGGCGACGCAGGACACGCTCGAACTCGTGGAGCTCTATTCGCGGCTCGGTGACCTCTACGAGCAGCGCCTGAACCAGACGTCCGACGCGATCCGCGCGTGGCGACGCATCTTTGACGAGCTCGACAAGACGAATGACGGCGCGATCCAAGCGCTTGCGCGCATCTACCAAGAGACGGGCAAGTGGACGGAGCTGAACGGCGTCTACGAGCGAGAGCTTGAGAACGCCACTGGCGACGTGGCGGAAGCGGAGATTCGCGCGAAGATCGCGCGGCTCGCCTCCGAGCGCCTCAGCGATCCGCAGCGGGCCATCGACACCTGGAAGCAAGTGCTCGACCTCCGCGGCGAAGATCCGGAAGCCCTCGGCGCCCTCGCCAACCTCTACGAAGGCCTCGAGATGTGGCGTGAGCTCGTTGAGGTGCTCGAGCGCCAGTTCGAAATCGCTTCTGGCGACGACGAGCGGGTGAACATTCTCACGCGCCGCGCCCGCATTTTCAGCGACAAGCTGAGCAAGGACGAGGTCGCCCTCGAGGACTGGAACCGCGTACTCGACGTCGACTACGCGAACCTCGCGGCGCTCCGCGCGATCGCTCAAATCAGGCGCCGTCAACAGGACGCCAACGAGTTGGCGCAGGCGCTCCATCAGACCGTCGACCGGGCGACGAACTTCCTCGACCCCGACGAGCTCCGCGAGATCTTCCGCGAGCTAGGTCGCACGTATCAACAGGTCCTCCAGCAGCCCTATGACGCGGCCGACGCGTGGCGGAAGCTCCTCGAGAGCGGGCCAGACTGGGAAGGCTTCGACGCGCTGGAGCAGATCTACAGCTCCGAGGAGCGCTGGACCGATGTCATCGACATCAAGATGCAGCGGGCCGCGGCGACGGAAGATCCGGCGCAGAAGATCGAAGAGCTCCGCACGGTAGCCGCCATCTGGACCGACACACTAGGCGAGGCCGACTCGGCGACCGTCGCGTACCAGACGATCCTCGAGGCCGATCCCACCAACGACGAGGCCTTCACCGAGCTCGAGCGTCGCCACCGCGACGCAGGCCGGTGGGAGCCGCTCATCGAGCTCTATCTCGCTCGTCTCGAAACCCGCGAGGAGACTGGCGACAAGACGGAGCTGCTCCGCAAGATCGCGCGCGTTTTCGAGGAGCACCTCGACGACAAGGGCCAGGCCTTTGACGCGCTCGTCAACGCGTTCAGCGAAGACTTCCACGATCGCGAGACGGCCAAGTACCTCGAGCGCATGGCGCAGGCCACGGGGCGCTGGGGTGAGCTGATCCAGGCGGCCAACGGTTGGCTCAAGGAGCAGACCGAGCCGAAGCAAAAGATCCGCCTCTGCCTGCACCTCGCCAAGTGGTACGGCGAGGACCTCGGGCACCCCGAGTACGCGCAGCCCTATTACGCGCAGATCGTTCAGCTCGACCCAAACAACGTCGGCGCCCTGCGCCAGATGGGGCAGCTCTATCGGAAGAACGGCAACTGGCAACAGCTCGGTGCGACGCTCACGCGCGCCCTCGATGTCGCCATCACGGACGTCGACCGCAAGGAGACGATGACGGAGCTCGGCGAGCTGTACGACGCCCAGCTCAATCAGCAAGACCAGGCGGTCTCGTACTTCAAGAGCGCCCTCGAGGTTGACGGCGAGTTCCTCCCCGCCATCGAGAACCTTGAGCGCATCTACGCGGCGCGCGGCCAGAACCGCGAGCTAGCAGACATCCTGTCGCGCAAAGTCGTGGCACTCACGGCGCCTGTTGAGATCGCGAACACCAAGCTCCGCATCGCGGGGCTCTACGAGTCGAACCTCAACGACCCGACGAAGTCGGCGCAGGTCTACCGCGAGGTCCTCGAGATCGACGCCACCAACCTGCAGGCGATGCGCGGACTCGTTCGCGTCTACGAGGCGCTCCAGCAATGGGCCGAGCTCGTGCGAATTCTCGAAGCCGAGCTCGACGTGGTCACGACGGAGCGCGAGCGTATCGACGTCCTCATGCACCTCGCGCGTCTCCAGGAGGAGCAATTCCTCAAGGCCGACGTCGCGGCGCAGCGCCTCGAGCAGGTCATCGAGATCGACCCGAACCACGAGGAGGCTTATGTCGCCCTCGCGCGCAGCTATCGAAAGCTGCGCCAGTGGCTCGAACTCATCAACACCTACGAGCGCCACATCTCCGCGACGGCCGATCGGCAAACCAAGATTGAGCTCTACGGAGCCATCGCGCAGGTGTACTCCGACGAGATCGATGACATCGATCGCGCCATCGACGCGTACCGCAACATCGTCGACCTCGACGATACGCACATCGATTCGCTTGAGTCGCTCGCGAAGGCCTACGACAAGCAGGGCGACGCGGCGCAATCGGTCGAGTTCATGACACGCGTCGCGGACCTGACGCAGGACTCGAAGCAGCGCGTCGAGGCCTACTACCGCATCGGCAAGGCCCTCGACGAGAAGCTCGGCGACCGCGTCTCGGCGCAAGACCGCTACGAGATGGCGCTCGACATCGATCCATCGCACGTGGCGTCGCTTGCTTCGCTGCGTGTCATCGCGATGGACAACGCGGACTACGACCGCGCCGCTCGGTTCCTCGACCAAGAGCAGAGCTACACGGCTGCGCCGCGCCAGAGGGCGCGCCTCTTGGTCGAGCTCGGCCGCCTCCGCGAGGAGCGACTCGGCGAGCATGACAGCGCGGTTCTCGCCTTCGAAGCCGCTCGCGAGGCCGACGAGGAGAACGAGGACGCGGCGCTTCCGCTCGCCGATCACTACATCGGCGTCGAAGACTGGGAGAAGGCGGAGCCGCTCCTCGACATGCTCGTTCGCAAGGCGGGCAAGCGAGAGCGTCACGAGCAACACGAGCTGCAGCGCAAGCTCGGCGCCGTGGCCGCAAAGCTCGGCAAAGACGACAAGGCCTTCAAGGCCTACTCGGCGGCCCTGCAGCTTGACCTCACCGACCAGGCAACGATTCGCGGCCTCGCCGACGCGTCGTTCAACCTGAAGGACTGGGGCAACGCCCTCACCAACTTCCAGAAGGTGCTCACCTCGCTAGGCGAGGACGAGACGGAGGCGCGAGCCGACGTCTACTTCAAGCTCGGCTGCATCAAGCGCGAGCAGGGCCAGGCCAAACAGGCCATCAACAACTTCGAGAAGGCGCTCGGTGTCGATAGCTCGCACCGCCCGACGCTCGAAGCGTTGGTTTCGCCTCTACACGGATCTCAAGGACTACCGGCAGGTTGTCGCCTACAAGCGGCAGGTCCTCGACAACGTCTTTGA